From the Streptomonospora nanhaiensis genome, the window GCGGCGCCGCCGGACCGCATTTCCGCAGGACATACCAAGCACGTTTCGGAAAACGGCCCCCCAAATCCGGCGCCCGACCGTAGGATGGGCGCGGCGGCGTATTATTTACCTTCCGCTATGAGCCCTGACTTTCCGCTGTGCCCGCGACCGACCGGCCGAGACGGTTGTGGCCTATGCTGATGCGGTGGCGACCTCCGGCCGGTTGCCGCGGGGGCGGCCGGGATCGCCGCGACGTGGACGGCAGGTGAGTGACCGGGTGCCGTGCCCGCGACGCCCCCGACGTGCCGCTCCCGTCCCCGCAGCGGCCCGGACCACATTCGTTAAGCTTTCGGCGCTCGCACCGGCGAGCCCCCTCGAACGGGGGAAAGGACCCCGGAGGTGTCATTGTTGAGCACCGAGACGTCCGTCCCGCCCCCTCGCATGTCCAAGCTCGGCGCCGTCGACTCCGCGCTGATGGACGTCCTCCTGAGTGAGGCCCCGATCGGGTTCGCCCTCCTCGACTCCACCGGCCGCTTCCAGCGCGTCAACCGCACCCTGGCCGAGGTCTACGGGTGCGACACCGCCCAGTGCCGCGACCGCACCCCCGCCGAACTGCTCGACCGCGATCCCGACCGCATCGCGCACGAGTCCGCGGTCGCCGCCGTCCTCAGCGGCTCCGGCACCGTGCACAGCGAGCACCGCCTGGAGGGCGGCCCGCCCGACGCCTCCGGCCGCCCGCGCCAGTGGGCGCTGTCCTGGCACCCGGCCACCGGGGCCGACGGAACCGTCGAAGGCGTGGTGCTGATCGCCGTGGACTGCTCGGACCGCTTCAGCGCCGAGGTCGCCCTGCGCCGGAGCGAGGAGCGCTACCGCTCCCTGCTCACGGCCACCAACCAGGTCGTGTGGACCGCCGACGCCAACGGCGACGTCCAGGAGGACTGCCCCGACTGGCGCGTCATCACCGGCCAGACCGCCGAGCAGTACCTCGGGCGCGGCTGGCTCGACGCCGCCCACCCCGACGACCACGAGCAGGTCGCCCGCGCCTGGACCGACGCCGTCGCCGACCGCACCACCTTCGACGAGATCTTCCGGGTGCGCACCCAGTCCGGCGACTTCCGCTACTACCGCTCGCGGGCGGTGCCGATCATGCGCGGCGACACCCTGATGGAGTGGGTGGGCGCCCACAGCGACATCACCACCCAGCACGACGCCGACGACATGCGCCAGCGCCTCACCCAGCAGCTGGGCGAGGCCGCGCTGCGCACCGTGCGCCTGCAGAAGGCCACCTCCGACCTCGCCGAGGCGCTGACCGTCAGCGAGGTCGTGCAGGCCATGACCGAGATCGGGCAGTCCGCGGTGGGCGCCGACACCACCACCGTGGGCGAGCTGGACCGCGACAACCTCCGGCTGCACGTGCTGCGCGACGACTCCGCGGTGCGCGTCCCGGGCGGGCGCGTGGCCGCGGCCTCCGCCCAGGCCGACCTGCGCGTGGCCATGGAGACCGCGGTGCGCGAGCGCCGCCCCTTCATCGCCGGCAACCCCGCTGAGCTGCGCGAGCTGGTCGAGGACGACCCCGAGGTCCTGGCGTTCCTGCGCGAGACCGACGAACGCGCCTGGGTGGCGCTGCCCCTGCTGAGCGCCGGCCAGCCCATCGGCGCGCTGCGGTTCACCTTTTCGGCCGCCCGCGACATCTCCGACGAGGAGAAGGTCTTCCTTGAGGCGCTGGCCGGCCAGTGCGCGCTCGCCCTGGAGCGCGCCAAGCTGTTCGAGCGCGAGCACCGCACCGCCGAGGCGCTGCAGGCCAGCCTGCTGCCCGAGGACCAGGGCATCTCGATGCAGGCGTTCTACCGCTCGGGCACCCAGCACGTGCAGGTGGGCGGCGACTGGTACGACGCGTTCCCGCTGCCCGACGGCCGGATCGCCGGCGTGCTCGGCGACGTCATGGGCAAGGGCATCAAGGCCGCCACCGGCATGAGCCGGGTGCGCAACGCGCTGCGGGCACTGGCCTTCAGCATGCCCGAACCCGCCGACGTGCTCACTGGCCTGGACCGCATGTTCGACGCCACCGAGGGGCTCGACCAGGTCACCACGCTCGTCTACTTCGTGCTCGACCCCGAGACCGGCCAGATCGACCTGAGCAACGCCGGGCACCCGCCGCCCCTGGTCGTGGGCGAGAACACCGAGCCCTGGCTGCTTGCCGCCGAGCCCGACACGCCGCTGGGCGTCAGCTCCGAGAGAGGCCACCACAAGTTTTTCGTCCAGCCCGGTAACACCGTGGTGCTCTACAGCGATGGACTTGTTGAGAACCGGAAGCGCGCCGTCGCCACCGGTCTTGAGGAACTTGTCACCGTAGCGTCCCAGGCGCGGCCGGAGGTGGTGGGCGACCCACAGCACATGCTCCAGTACCTTGTTGAGGGCATGCTCGCAGGGTATGAGCAGGACGACGACGTCACTCTGCTCGCCGTCCACCTCCCGGTGCTCGATACGGCACCGGAGTAGGAGACCGTACGAAAGTCCGACACTTTGCCTAATAAGGTGGAGGAGCCATCAGCCCCGCTCCGGCGGGGGGTGGGTTCGAGGACCCGACGGTGGGGTTGGATCCGCGCACCGCGGAAAAAATCCTACTGGGCGGATGTGCCCAAACGCTAGAGAGGGCGCATACGCTGAAAAGAAGTCGGAGGTTCCCCGTCGTCCAGGCGGGGATGTCCCGGGCACGAGCCAGGAGAGAGCGCCACTCTCCCCGCACGGCTCAACGGGCCGCCGGGTCCAGCAATCTCGCCACACGTCCGTTCGAGAGGTGTTTGTGTCACCTGCCAGTTCGACCCGCTCTAAGCAGCCGGACTCGCTGCACGAGCCCGTCATCCAGCAGTTGATCGAGCGTGGGCGGTCCCAGGGGTACCTTGAGCCCGAGGACGTTCGCCGTGCCTTTGAAGAGGCTGACATCCCGATGTCGCAGGCACAGGCCGTGCTGCGCAGCCTGACCAAAGAGGGCGTGACCCTGGTCGTGGGCGCCGAGGACTCCGCGCCGTCGCGGCGCAAGTCCGCGCGGCGCAAGCCGGCCCCCGCCAAGAAGCCGGCCGTCGCCAAGGCCAAGCGCGCGGCGGCGGCCCAGGAGCAGACCGACACCGTCACCGCGGTCGTCGACTCCGCCGCCACCGCCCCCGCGGCCAAGAAGCGCGGCGCCGCGGCGTCGGCGCCGGAGGCCCCGGGCGACGACACGGCCGGTACCGAACCCGCCAAGAAGCCCGCCCGCAGGTCCGCGGCCAAGAGCACCACGGCCAAGGCCGGCGCGGCCAAGAAGACCAAGGCCGCCACCAAGGCCAAGGACGCGGCCGCCGGTCCCACCGCCGTGGCCCCGGCCGGGCCGGGCGACCCCGACAAGGTCGACGACGAGGTCGACGACGTCGTCCTGGACGTCAGCGACGACGACCTCGACCTTGAGGCCGCCGACGACTTCGAGGACACCGGCGTCGAGCTGGAGCTGGTCGAGGACCCCGACGACAAGTCCGCGGCGCCCGAGGGCCCCGTGGCCGGCTCCGGGGTCAAACCCGAGTCGGTGGGCATCCCCGAGAAGGCCGCCGCCAACACCTCCGAGGACGAGGCGTTCGTCCTCTACGACGATGACGACGACGCCCCGACCCCGCAGGTGGTCGCGGCCGGCGCCACCGCCGACCCGGTCAAGGACTACCTGAAGCAGATCGGCAACGTCGCCCTCCTCAACGCCGAGCAGGAGGTCGAACTCGCCAAGCGCATCGAGGCCGGCCTGTTCGCCGAGGAGAAGCTCGCCGACGAGGGCGACTCCCTCACCCAGGAGTTCCGCGACGAGCTGGAGTGGATCGCCGAGGACGGCGCCCGCGCCAAGAAGCACCTGCTGGAGGCCAACCTCCGGCTGGTCGTCTCGCTCGCCAAGCGCTACACCGGCCGCGGCATGCTGTTCCTGGACCTCATCCAGGAGGGCAACCTCGGCCTCATCCGCGCCGTCGAGAAGTTCGACTACACCAAGGGCTTCAAGTTCTCCACGTATGCCACGTGGTGGATCCGCCAGGCCATCACCCGCGCCATGGCCGACCAGGCGCGCACCATCCGCATCCCGGTGCACATGGTCGAGGTCATCAACAAGCTGGCCCGGGTGCAGCGGCAGATGCTGCAGGACCTCGGCCGCGAGCCCACTCCCGAGGAGCTGGCCCGCGAACTCGACATGACCCCCGAGAAGGTCGTCGAGGTGCAGAAGTACGGCCGCGAGCCGATCTCCCTGCACACCCCGCTGGGCGAGGACGGCGACAGCGAGTTCGGCGACCTCATCGAGGACTCCGAGGCGATCCAGCCCGGCGAGGCGGTCAGCTTCACGCTGCTGCAGGAGCAGTTGCACTCGGTGCTCGACACCCTCTCGGAGCGCGAGGCCGGCGTGGTCTCGATGCGGTTCGGGCTGACCGACGGCCAGCCCAAGACCCTGGACGAGATCGGCAAGGTCTACGGGGTGACGCGCGAGCGCATCCGGCAGATCGAGAGCAAGACCATGTCGAAGCTGCGCCATCCGTCGCGGTCGCAGGTGCTCCGCGACTACCTCGACTGATCCCTCTGCCCACACCACCGACACCGTTGTGCTGACCGACCGCTGTGCTGACTGGGCGGGGACTCGCCGCCCGGTCCGCACCGCATCCGGTCGGTGCGGTGCGCGCCGTTCGTTCGTGCGGCCCGCCGCCCGTCTGCCATGCCGGGCGGCGGCCCTAACCACTGAGTCATCCAACCGCTGAGTTGCCCGGGCCGGCCCTTCCTGACCAAAGGGGACCGGCCCGGTCGCGCGTCTGCGACCTGTGCCCGCCGCGGCGACGGCGGGTGTGGCGACGCCCGCGAAGTGCCGCGGCGGACGAGGACGCTCCGTACGTCTTCCTCATCCGACGCGGACAATACTGCCGAGTGCGGTGTATGGCGGAGATAAAGGACTGAGACCCGTTCGTTATCAGCACGCGCGTTTCCCCGGGTCAGGAGGGGGTTCGGGGCCGCAGAGCGGATAATCGAACCGCTTCACCGGGCGGGCCGAAC encodes:
- a CDS encoding RNA polymerase sigma factor, which gives rise to MSPASSTRSKQPDSLHEPVIQQLIERGRSQGYLEPEDVRRAFEEADIPMSQAQAVLRSLTKEGVTLVVGAEDSAPSRRKSARRKPAPAKKPAVAKAKRAAAAQEQTDTVTAVVDSAATAPAAKKRGAAASAPEAPGDDTAGTEPAKKPARRSAAKSTTAKAGAAKKTKAATKAKDAAAGPTAVAPAGPGDPDKVDDEVDDVVLDVSDDDLDLEAADDFEDTGVELELVEDPDDKSAAPEGPVAGSGVKPESVGIPEKAAANTSEDEAFVLYDDDDDAPTPQVVAAGATADPVKDYLKQIGNVALLNAEQEVELAKRIEAGLFAEEKLADEGDSLTQEFRDELEWIAEDGARAKKHLLEANLRLVVSLAKRYTGRGMLFLDLIQEGNLGLIRAVEKFDYTKGFKFSTYATWWIRQAITRAMADQARTIRIPVHMVEVINKLARVQRQMLQDLGREPTPEELARELDMTPEKVVEVQKYGREPISLHTPLGEDGDSEFGDLIEDSEAIQPGEAVSFTLLQEQLHSVLDTLSEREAGVVSMRFGLTDGQPKTLDEIGKVYGVTRERIRQIESKTMSKLRHPSRSQVLRDYLD
- a CDS encoding SpoIIE family protein phosphatase — translated: MSKLGAVDSALMDVLLSEAPIGFALLDSTGRFQRVNRTLAEVYGCDTAQCRDRTPAELLDRDPDRIAHESAVAAVLSGSGTVHSEHRLEGGPPDASGRPRQWALSWHPATGADGTVEGVVLIAVDCSDRFSAEVALRRSEERYRSLLTATNQVVWTADANGDVQEDCPDWRVITGQTAEQYLGRGWLDAAHPDDHEQVARAWTDAVADRTTFDEIFRVRTQSGDFRYYRSRAVPIMRGDTLMEWVGAHSDITTQHDADDMRQRLTQQLGEAALRTVRLQKATSDLAEALTVSEVVQAMTEIGQSAVGADTTTVGELDRDNLRLHVLRDDSAVRVPGGRVAAASAQADLRVAMETAVRERRPFIAGNPAELRELVEDDPEVLAFLRETDERAWVALPLLSAGQPIGALRFTFSAARDISDEEKVFLEALAGQCALALERAKLFEREHRTAEALQASLLPEDQGISMQAFYRSGTQHVQVGGDWYDAFPLPDGRIAGVLGDVMGKGIKAATGMSRVRNALRALAFSMPEPADVLTGLDRMFDATEGLDQVTTLVYFVLDPETGQIDLSNAGHPPPLVVGENTEPWLLAAEPDTPLGVSSERGHHKFFVQPGNTVVLYSDGLVENRKRAVATGLEELVTVASQARPEVVGDPQHMLQYLVEGMLAGYEQDDDVTLLAVHLPVLDTAPE